The nucleotide sequence CCCAGTAATCACACAACTTCCATCCAGGTCCTTTTAAAGTGTAACAGTGAATGAATAATTTTAAGAACAAattgtggacacacacataaagtaaAACGGTACAGAGTCAactatggatggatggatagatagatagatagatagatagatagatagatagatagatagatagatagatagatagatagatagatagatagatagatagatagatagatagatagatagatagatagatagatagatagatagatagatagatagatagatagatagatagatagatagatagatagatagatagatagatagactcTTCTCTCTCGAGCCAATCTGACTGATAAATCCAGTGACCTACATTTGAGCAGTGGAATTAACATCTGGTATGAAACTACTGCAACACTCATCCACAAGCATGAACGAATACAGACAAATTTCACAGCAGTTCTTCTCTATGTAGCTAAAACATGATCTCTGCACAGGTAGAAATGCCTATTCTTTAATGGGTCACGATAGTGCCTTGCATTGTCCCCCTGTTCACACATAATATTAGCATATACGGCCGCAGAGCATAACAGTCTGCACATCTTGATTGTGCATTATTCAGGTGATGACTGCACAGCAGCAGCCAAGATTATTAATACTCATGTAGTTTAAAGCCTATGGGTAGAATCACATAGCACACAAAAATAAGAGCAATGCAACTGCCTGTGTTACAAGACTGCTAGCTAAAATTTTCAGTCATATATGAAAATGGTTTTCAAAGCCGCATGTGGGAAGATATGCGTGTTACAAACATTCATAGTGTTAGGTGTGTTAGTTGGTTTCAATACAGTTTGTGTATGGGGAAAAAGAGATACAGAGGAAAAGAGATcgaataaagaaaagaaatagaaagaagatgagagagagagagagaaaatggattGAAATTCATTCTGGGTCAACTGTGTTCCATATTGATTGTGGGAGTTGAGTATGGTGTTGATGAGGCTATAATACTAACATCACAGAGCAATAAGAAGTAGAGTACTATGTGAGATttaaagagaaaggaaaattaaaattatCTTACCTGTTGGATCGAAATGGAAGTTTATTCAAGGAGTGCACcgagaaaagaaaggagaaaaaagacagatagTATTAATCACATCTTGTCACACTCTTTTATGCATTATATACATATCCATAGTGAAATAATGATCCTAACTTAACAACCCTCCTCCTGTGATGTTATTACTTAGAACAGTGTCATGTATGAATTATCAACTCatgcaaaatcacattttcaagtTCAATGACACTTTATCACATTACAGCCAAAGTAGAATGCTGTGCAAGAATCATCTACTTGGGTGACGATATTTAATCGAATTTAACAAAGtgacaagaaaaagaaattcatGTCTACATAATTACCTAGTGAAAGACTTTGGCTCTTTGTTattaacaaatacacacaaagaagTGCAGCTTAAAGGTGTCCCTGGAAAATTCCCACTCCTGGAATTACGTGCATAATGTGGTTTTCCAACATTTTATCTCCTACTCCGCACAAGATGTTTCTATAAAACTAAACTACCCTCAGTattcaaaaacactgaaaactatGACACTATGACACTTGTGTTAATTAAAATCAGCCATGCTGTTGAATTCTATCATTCTCCAATATTGTCAACCACACTGCTTAAATCAGAGGATTTTGTCTGCCTCATGGACAGTGTCTTGAACACTGGCAAACAGTGCATCATTTCAGGCCCACTGCCCTCCCTCCGTTTTGGTGACGTAAAGTTTAGCCGACTAAGGCACATGTGGCTTAAGGGCTACTGCTGTACCAGAAACATCCCCTACGTGGACAACTTCACCACATTCTACAACAGAACAGATCTCTTTAAACATGACTGCCTCCATCCAAATCATGCAGGATCCTGTCTTCTATTTATGTACATCAAACTCACACTACAGTCCTGCAAAGCATTTACCACCTGAAGGTAAGACATGGGGCGGCTCATTTTCCAGGTGCGCCCAGTTCAGAACACACTCTGTCCTTCACTCTCACTCTGCTCCTGTGTCTTACATTCCTGTATTGATTACCAATAGCCCTCGTACACACCGCCAGCCTATTTCTTGTACAAGTTGTTAAAAccctaaaaatgtaataatcatAAAACCCAAACCCAAGGTTGCCATTTGCGAGAAAGCCCCCCCATGACTCTGGCCAGGTATTATTTAACCCATATGTTTTCAAATCCAGAAATGGCCTGAGATTGATGCATTTAAATATCACATATCTGTATATGTGAAGTAATGTTTATCTGTTAGTGTTTTAAATGCTGTCACCATACCTCATTCCATTCATGTGGCGGGTGTATACAGACCACCCAGCTGTCTCTAATGCAATTAATAAACTAACAGACTTACTTGCTCAGTAGATGCTGATTCTAGTTGACTTTAATCTAAACTGGTTAGCAAATAACTCAAACAGTCTAAAAGAGATGTGTGACAATCTCAACCTGTCACAGCTAAATGAGGAGCTGACGAGACCTAATTTAAAGGATCCTTCAAAATCAACATTAATAGATTTAATTCTGTCCAATAGGAGGGACAAAATTACTGCTTCTGGAGTTTTTGCACTTGGCCTTAATGACCACTGTCATCTAGCCTGCATCAGAAGTACTAAACTGGAAAGATCAAGCTCTAGGATTCTtattaaaagacattttaaaacttttaattaaCAGGCTTTTATCAGGGACCTTGCTGACAGTAATATAGATCACATCTCTGAAATACCAGATGTAGAATTGGCATTAGAATATTTCACAAAGTCATTACTTGATCATTGATAAACatgcaccttttaaaaaggGTTTAGGGTTAAAGATAGATCAAGCCCCTGGTTCTCCATGGAATTATCAATGATGTTCAAGGCAAAGGACAAAGCTTGGGCTCTAGTGAGGCGTAGTGGTGAAGCAGCCCATTGGCTGACTTTTAGGCAACTCAGAAATAAATGCACATCCTCCTTGAGAAAAGCAAACTATCACAAAGAATTCATCTCTGATTCTTTTACAAACCCATCAAAATTTTGGAAAgcagtaaatgtaaataaaaataaatcctctATATCTATGTTACatttaatgacaaataaataagacatcagACATtttgctgcagctggaaatCAGTTTGATATGGTATACTCAGGATCTGCTGTTACTAGTAAGCCTTTGGCTCATGTGCCTTCCTTAAACCACACCTCTCAGTTCACCCTACAGGCCTTCACCTCCTCTGTTGTTAAGGAGACACTTCGAGCTATTGACTGCAGGAAAGCAACTGGGGAGAATAAACTACACCctaatttttttaaagcttggTGCCCCAAATATTGCTGAACAAATTACATATCTCTTTAACCTCTCCATTTCTGCTGGAGTTATCCCTCAGGTCTGGAAATCTGCACATGTAGCCCCACTGCATAAGGGTGGTGATAAAAGTGATCTTAATAACTGTCGGCCAATTTCCAAACTGTCCTGTCTTGCTAAAGTCCTGGAGTCATTAGTTAATAATCAGCTCAAATCTTTCCTCTCAAGAAATTCTGTGTTATGTCCACTCCAATCCGGTTTCAGAGCTGTACTGTCACTGCTATTACTTTGGTTTTAAATGATATTGTATCTGCTGTTaccaaagggaaatattgtgctgcCCTCTGTTGATTTATCAAAAGTATTTGATCATGCTATGCTCCTACAGAGTCTACATGATACTTGTTTTGATTATAAGTCCTGTAAATGGTTTCAGGACTACCTGTCTCATAGAAATGATCAGTCTGTATTTCTACCACTGTCAAAGGGGGTTCCACAAGGTTCAATTTTGGGTCCTGTCTTGTTCACAATTTATATTAACAGTATTACATCCTTTATAACAAATTGTAATGCCCATCTTTATGCGGATGATACATTTCTGTATAGTTTTGCAAATACTGCACACTCAGCTACTAAGATACTACAACAAGCCTTTGACAACTTGCaagatgcattttttaatttgaaattagtcCTGAATGCAAGCAAGACTAAATACATGCTATTTTCTAAAGCCAGAGATGTAATGGACAATAGTTTGCATATTACCACTATGAATGGACAGAGTATTGAGAGGGTGTGAGAGTACAAATATCATGGGATTTGGCTGGatcaaaaagttacatttaaatttcagaCACTTGTCAGCAAGCTAGGACAAAAAATTGTACATatgtacagaaacagagcaaattTTCCAATGTTCAGTAGGAAGTGGATAATTGCGGCCGTCTTCTTGTCTTTCTTGGACTGTGATGTTATCCATAGACATCCATTCTGCCTCCACTCTTAAGCCGCTAGATTCAGTTTATTAAGATTTATTACTGGTGACAGTTATTCTACTTACCATTGCATCTTGTATGAAAAGGTTGGGTGGGCATCTCTAACAGTAAGACGTGGCAGGcattggtttctatttatttataacaccCTTGTTAAACTGGTCCCACAGTCATTATCTGACTTGATATAGTGAAATTTGTGAAAactgcttttggtttttgtgctccacacacttggaacattttacaacacactaaaactcaacacatttgtacctataggtcaatttaaaaccatgattGCAAACTACTCTGCACttgaatgtaattatttttaactgtgttctgttgctgtatgttggtttgttttctccttacttattttttgtgtgtattgattctgttttgtactctctacatcattgaaaatgagggcatgccctcaatgatttaaataaaagttgaataaaAACAGTGTTCTTGTGACccagataataataaataaaaaaagaagcactGCTTGCTTCCCCCCTCCTTCCATGGTTGAAATTAGGAGCACAAATGAGCCTGAAGCTATAACATGAACAGCAACACACATGAATTCACATGGGAATTCTTTTGATGACAAAACCTCTCCGCTTCACCACCATGACACAGTCAGTAGCAGGCAGgaatgcgcacacacagacactttacgtgaaacagaaacacacacatacatcaccATTTAACTGTTGTATAAGCTTCTAACCACTGACCTGAATGCAGCTCCAAACTACGGTACTTTTAatttttagttttctgttgtttacGTGACTTTAAAAGTGCTTTGTGTTTGTACTTtcgtattttactgttgtatgtCTGAAACGTTTGTGCCTTGTCTAATTGAAAGTTGATCTAAAAAAACCCCCAATATggtttaaaagaaagaaagaaaccacAATTACTATTTGTATTTATGGTTTATTATTAGCAGTAGTAGCGGCACTGTAGAAGAGCTCAGATTGATATTTTATGCAATAGCTGaatttttaaaagtaatcatCCTTTCATCGCCATAGGTATCACCCAGTTAAATAATATTAAGCATTATTTTAGTGCTGGTTTTTAGGGTTTAAACTACTTACTAATGTCTACAGATTTAAATGCAACATTCTTTACATTGTGCAATAAAATGGATGCATGAGAAATGTCCCTGGACAATTATCTATCATTTAAACTTAATATTTCAAATTAGCTGCAAAATTATGGTTAAAAAAACTACAGTAATCTGCAGATCTCTGCACATACTGTTTTGTATTAATTGTGTATGACTTGTAAGTACATTATAACAGTGCACTGTCCATGTCTGAGGCCAAAGCAGAGAAGGAGGATCTAGAAGAGGCTCATTTGAGTTGTATTTACCAGTATGTTGCAAATACTTGTTGCTCAAAACTGAGGGGAAGTCTTTGTCAGGGtgcaagttttatttttctcgTTAATTACAGTTCCCTTGGATTTTTGTTATGATTGACTGTCAGTTTTAGTTTCTGTTATAAATGTCCTTCACTCGTGTCCTTTACAAGTTCTGGGCCaatggagaagtcaaaaacaatCTTCtcttcaagtttatttttcatcagtgtaCAGTTATAGTCTGTTTACATATTGTTCAATTCATCGCATGAAGTGCAAAGCTTTTATGTCTGTCACAAAACAATATTAGCGTTATTTTCTGAAAACACAATATAGCATTATCAAAACTCGGCTGCAGTGTATTCCAAGTCAAAAATGCATAATTAATACAAGTGTGAAGGCCGttttacacaaaaacagaagcaaAGATAAATATACCACAAAGCAAAAAATGAATCACTAGGACTACATTTCCTCAACTGTGTCGCTCTCAGAAGACAGCGATAGAGTAGTCAGAAAGATCTACCATGCATTTTAAATGCATGGTAGATTTAGCTAATTAGGAAATTAGCTTGAAATGAGACACATCAACCATATGTAATGTACTTAATAGGTTATATCCCTCATCCCAACTCATAATGCAATATTTAAGTGTTGAGCTTTTAAGGGAAAACACTTTTACTCATACTTCTGTTGTTCATAAACACTCCATGTCCTGTTTGGGGACAAACAACTGTCTGCTGCAGACCTTTTCATTCTCTAAAAAGAATCATAAACAAAACGGCTGTAGATagaataattactttatttttgctACTATGATACTATTCTCCAAAATATTCCAGAAGAGACTATCTACAAGGTAAAGATTGTTGTCTATGTTCGGACCCTGTAAGGTCAGGTCGTTGGTCAGGTTGAGGTTGAAGTTATATGCAAAAATCCAAGAACATTACAAAACATAGGCTATTGATGCACTGacaacacatgcatgcacaaatactaaaatgttcacattttaaacatgCACAACCGCAATATGTGTTTTTCTAGTACTTCTATGCAACCATGAGAAAAATGAATGCAATTATAACACATTTGACAGTCAGAGGGTCCAAATTGAATTAACCGCACAGGGATTATTTTTCAACATATTTACAATGTGTTATGGCCGACTCTCATTTGACCACATAACAAGGATGCGGTGCACCTGCCCTCACCTTCAGACTAGCTCTGTCTGTACTGGTGCGCCTTAGGGTGTTTTTTTGGTAGGCTGCACTTCTTTgcttcagtgtgtcagtgtctgtgttggAGCCGAAACGAAAATCGCCTCTCCACGACCCAGTGGTCAAGAAGGAATCATACCGCTCATCTTTCAGTAGGGTCCCGCAATGGCTTAAATCTGTAAAACTAGGGGGGCAGTAGGCCGTGGGGAAAACGGGGAGACTAGCAGTGGTTGAGCGGTAAACATAACCACGCCGGCAaagcttaaaataaaacactccactgattaaaatgatgaaaagagAGGAAACGGCGGTCAGAGCGATAATCAAATAGAGCGTTAAGTTGTCGTTGTCCTGTGATTCATCTGCAAACTCAAAGAGCTCATTTAAAACAGGCAGCCCGTTACCAACTACTATGCTGACTGTAACAGTGGCAGAGAGAGTTTCAGGCCCGTTATCCGTTACTAAAACCACAACAGTTTGTTTCGGTTCATCGTCCTCCATGAATGCTCGCACAGTTCTGATTTCTCCTGTGTGCAGACCGACTATAAACAGGTTAGGCCGCGTTGCTGTGATTATTCTGTAGGAAAGCCAGGCGTTATGGCCAGAGTCGGCGTCCACAGCTACCACCTTAGTAACCAGGTAACCTCCAGGCGCTTCAACTGGTACCATATCTTCAGCAATGAACCCGGTAGTTTGGACAGGATATAGGACAACAGGTGCATTGTCATTTTGGTCCTTAATAAAAACGTTTATAGTGCAGGTGGTGGAGAGTGGAGGATCGCCTCCATCTCGAGCTGTCACCTTAATTTGGAAGTGAACTGACTCTTCGTAATCAAAGAGGCGCGATGTGAAGAGCTCCCCTGTTTCTGAGTTGATGGTAAGGAAGGAGGACAGTTCTGAGTGTGTGTCCCTTGATATTTGGTACAGTATTTTAGCATGAGATCCGTCGTCAATGTCCTCTGCTTTCAATTTCATCACAAACGTGCCAACGGGTTGGTTTTCTAAGATGTTGGCATTGTACACGCTCTGCGTAAAAGTCGGGGGGTTATCATTTATATCATTAACCACGATTGTTATAACTTTTAGActagagagtgagggagagccCGCATCAGTGGCAGTAACTGTGATGTTATACTCTGGTTGAAGTTCTCTGTCTAGTATTCCGTCAGTCACTAACATGTAATAGTTTTTGACCTCTGATACAAATTTAAATGGAACATTGTCTGAGATTGTACACGTGACGTGCCCACTGCTCCCAGTGTCCATGTCATAAACATTAATCAGAGCAACCATAGTTCCTGGTTTGGAGTCTTCAGCCACGTTGGCAGAGGCTGATTTAATCTCTATCACAGGCTTATTGTCATTTACGTCAATGACGTCAATTATAAGTTTACAGTGAGAGGCCTGACCACCCCCATCTTTAGCCTGAACATCCAGCTCGTGCGTATTATCCTCTTCATAGTCAATAAGACCCGCCACCCGAACTTCTCCACTCAGAGGGTTAATTTCAACAATTCCTCCCATCTTGTCTGACAGGTGACTGAAAGAGTATGTTATCTCTCCATAAACACCTTCATCTGCATCCGTGGCATTCAGCATTGATATGACAGTCC is from Siniperca chuatsi isolate FFG_IHB_CAS linkage group LG8, ASM2008510v1, whole genome shotgun sequence and encodes:
- the LOC122880003 gene encoding protocadherin beta-15 — its product is MYMLYLAIMLKVQFLKACLIMDQRKNLKWWLHILPFSLLFGVSFGEVRYVLPEEMQRGSVIGNVARDLGLEVTELGARRARVVAEGTSQLCELDAASGNLLISQRIDREELCAQASVCVLQYQLLLEDPLQAYSLVLDIADINDNSPVFAAGEIKLDLVESTVLGRRFPLESAHDPDLGTNSVREYKLSPNDHFALEMSTQINGNAYPELVLKRALDREAQAEHVLKINGIDGGNPIRSGTASIHIRVLDANDNVPVFSQRVYKASVPENAAMGTVISMLNATDADEGVYGEITYSFSHLSDKMGGIVEINPLSGEVRVAGLIDYEEDNTHELDVQAKDGGGQASHCKLIIDVIDVNDNKPVIEIKSASANVAEDSKPGTMVALINVYDMDTGSSGHVTCTISDNVPFKFVSEVKNYYMLVTDGILDRELQPEYNITVTATDAGSPSLSSLKVITIVVNDINDNPPTFTQSVYNANILENQPVGTFVMKLKAEDIDDGSHAKILYQISRDTHSELSSFLTINSETGELFTSRLFDYEESVHFQIKVTARDGGDPPLSTTCTINVFIKDQNDNAPVVLYPVQTTGFIAEDMVPVEAPGGYLVTKVVAVDADSGHNAWLSYRIITATRPNLFIVGLHTGEIRTVRAFMEDDEPKQTVVVLVTDNGPETLSATVTVSIVVGNGLPVLNELFEFADESQDNDNLTLYLIIALTAVSSLFIILISGVFYFKLCRRGYVYRSTTASLPVFPTAYCPPSFTDLSHCGTLLKDERYDSFLTTGSWRGDFRFGSNTDTDTLKQRSAAYQKNTLRRTSTDRASLKVRAGAPHPCYVVK